Part of the Quercus lobata isolate SW786 chromosome 6, ValleyOak3.0 Primary Assembly, whole genome shotgun sequence genome, atttattgtcttgtttgattttttttttttttttttttgggtgttgatTTTCGTAGTTACAATTCAGTGGGGGGAACCTAGATAATGAAATGAGTAaatgattaatataatatagtgaagtcaaaattcattgtattaaaCTCTTGCATTAAATagtatttgtatatattatatttacCATCCGATAGGACAGAGACACCTTTCATGCAAACAATGAGCAATGAGCTGTAATGCAAGATCTCTTGTTTGACTTATTAGGTAGAGTGTGTAAAGGAATCTTAATCTTTAAagactttttttatataaaaaaaattgtatttgtttGGCAACCACTTAAATATCTTTGTTTACCTTTCCCtgcatataaaaaatatgaggTTTATTGGGTTATGAGTGTATTAATAAATAGTggctttaaatagtttttttgtaGCATTTTCTCATGATGATACTTTTAGGAATGGAATAAAATCTGACTTATATATGGGGTTTAATGTGGGTTTCATGGTTAGAGTGACATTATTGTGAGTTTGGAGTTATCTATCACTGTTTGTTTTGGGAAAGTAGGACCAATGGGATTGTTTGACAAGTCTGCCCATTTATggtttgcaacattattttggtATGCATTGTACTGTAGCCCCTGGTCATTTGCCTTTTCTAAATGCCATGTTCAGCAAAGGGACAGTAACTTCCAAGTTTTGTCCAATTCCTTTTGGCATTTTGAATGGTCTCCAGCTTTTACTTATTCTTCCTCTGGTCTGTTCTTTTTGGTCCGAGTCTTTGAGGTATAAACATGTACTGCATCACAGGTCTATAGAGTCCTTGacttatattcttttatttatattattcatCTGCGTAAATTACTCAATGTCTACAATTTcttaaaaaacctttttggctttttgaaatTTGGAATAAAGAGTGTTGTTATACGGTTATTATAATTACCCATCTACTTTGTATTGGgttttatatcaataaaacatCTAACCCAATATATATGGTTGTTAATAGGTCAATCATAAATTCAAGGAGTTCAAGAAAAAGGGGATGAGACACTATGACCTGTTGGGCACGCTTTTCAATTCAAACACAGCCACGAGTTTCCTCCAAATTTCATCTGCCCAACCAGCTCCCAATagtgatgaagagagagaaCTTGATGCAGCCTTCCTATATGAGGGGGTACATGTCAATGTCAACACCGATGGTGTGGATGACGTGGAGGAGCTGCCCACACCGAGTGAAGCCCAAAGCCGGAGGCAAGCTGAAAAGCGGCTAGTTGAACCATCTCATTCAAgcggaaaaaggaagaaagggcaCTCCCTTGAATCCATGACTAAGGCAATATGGGGTTTTACTGACATGAGGAACCGTCGGGGGAAAAAGTCCACCGACACTGGAGACTCTGCTGTGGGGGCTAACCCTGAGTCAATTACAGCAGCTGTAACTCTTCTGAACCAGCACACTGATGTGGATCATGTCACATATTGCAAGGTCGTGCAGGAGCTTCATAACCCCAAGAGTAGAGCCGCTTTTTTTGCTATGACGGTTGATAGAAGAAGGGTCTGGATTGAGTTTATTAGGGGTGGATTACAatagtggtggttgtggttgacAGCCTAGGAAGTTAACTGATGATGTGCGTCGTGTAGATAGCCTAGGAAGTTAATTAGTACTCTTAGTTTGCTTTAATGTGAATAGGCAAAGTCTGTATTATGTTAATATTTTGAACAATGTTTGCATTATGCCTTCCTTTATTATGTTAACTTCCTTGGGACAACTATGGTATTTATGTAAGAAATATGTTTTGTGGTTGTCGTGTCTTCTATGAATTTCTAACTTTggtgacatatatatatatatatatatttatatttaaaaagtaaGTTGATGCAttcaattttgcaaatttcttttttgtgtcaCATATCTGCTTCATACATTGTTAGCTATTCCAAGAATGTAGTATTTTATTGAGCATACAAGTGACATTGGCTGGAAGGAGTATTTGGCTCATCCTTTCTCTTTTGTTAGTTATTTGTAGTTTTGCTGGAATTAGTTTGAAAGCAACACATGAATTGTCTGCAAAATTTGTATACAACACTGCCTAAAAGGTGCAAATTCTTTGAAATCCGCAGGTATCAGAGAGCCAAGCCTGTTATAATTGATCCAGGTCTATATAGCTTGCATAAATCAAGTGTATTTTGGGTCTCAAAGCAAAGGAGTGTACCATCTGCATATAGGCTATTTACAGGTGAGGATTTTTGTTTATTGCCTCTCATTACTAAATCTTCATGCCTCCACAACCAGCTTTAGCTTTCAGgtattcttttttataaatctttgtttcattctttgttaattacatttttaaatctCTAATGTTGTCTGATTTACTTAAGTTATTTTTAAGAACTGGTGCTTAAATTTGAGGTTTTGGTAATTGTTAGTCTTAGTAGTAGGAATTTGAGGTTTTAATTATTGCTAAAAGaaattgaggggaaaaaaaaaagagtttgacTCATTTGACCATAATATACGatttacttttctatttttagaaatttatatgTGAATGATGAAAGGATTTGCATTTCTAATCGGCTCTGCTAgtctaatttgatttttccgGCCTTTCGTCTTGAGTACATACTTTGTTCATATGCATAATGCATATTGATtggtttgccaaaaaaaaaaaatgacattttttagaaCCTATCCTTGTGGCTCAGTGGCATTGACTAGTTCTCTCCATGGGGAGAATCTGGATTTGAATCTCCCATCTCCACTTGttgtaagagaaaaaaaaaaggtgtttgaGTGTGTCTGGTGTGTATCATGTTATAAGAAGTATTCATCTACAGGGTCAAGGCTGATGGTCCATAGATTACTTAGCACACACGTGTTTTACTGAATGTAATAAGAAAATATCAAATTGAATTAAAGCTTTTTAATCCATACTTCCTTGAAAGTACAGCAAAGAATGTAGTGATTTGCTATTTGTAATTCATGATCTATACCTTGCTTTTCAATGCGATAAAAATGTAAGCATTTCTTTAAATCCTTGCTTGCTGAATTCTATCTTTGATTCACTAAAACTGTGC contains:
- the LOC115950129 gene encoding uncharacterized protein At2g29880-like, translating into MDDAEDKNWPEVVEKHFIDILLEEDAKGNMPQGQFKSGTWIEAVNEFNKRASKSYSKTQLTQKYQQLKQRHRTFSQLIARIGMGWDPISNTVTSSEEAWAAAFAVNHKFKEFKKKGMRHYDLLGTLFNSNTATSFLQISSAQPAPNSDEERELDAAFLYEGVHVNVNTDGVDDVEELPTPSEAQSRRQAEKRLVEPSHSSGKRKKGHSLESMTKAIWGFTDMRNRRGKKSTDTGDSAVGANPESITAAVTLLNQHTDVDHVTYCKVVQELHNPKSRAAFFAMTVDRRRVWIEFIRGGLQ